The region CTCCCGTCCAGGTGGCCGCCGCCGTCGGCAGACCCTCCTCCGGGGCTGCCAACACACCTTCGGGGACGGCCGTCCGGGGACAGGGGCCGCTGGTGGTGGACGGCTCCAACCTCTCCTACGGCGGTCGGGGCAAGGCCAGTCTGACCCGGCTGTATTCGGCTTTGGACGAATTGCGGGTGCAGAACCCCGGGGTCGAGATCGTCGTGGTCGTGGACGCCAACTTCCGGCACGTCGTGGCCGAGGAGGAACGGTCGGAGGTGGACCGGGATATCTCCGAAGGAGCCCTGCACCGGGTGCCGTCCCGCACGGTGGGCGGGGCCGACGTCTACCTGCTGGAGATCGCCCGACGCAAGGGCGGGACCGTTGTCAGCAACGACGGTTTCCGCGAGCACACCGACCACCACTCCTGGCTGTCCGAGCCGGGTCGGCTGCTCGGTGCCGAGGAGATCGCCGGGATGTGGGTGTTCAAGGAGCGCCGCCCCACCTCCTGAGACGCCCTTGGGGGTACGGGTGGTCTCCGGGACGCCGGAGGCCCCCGTGCCGGATCGGACCCGGTGCCGGCCTGGGAGGTCCCCGCCGTGCAGCGGCGCGGCTCGGGGGCTGGGCTCAGAGGAGGGGGAGTTCGCCCTGGCCGTGCCGGGGCGGGGCTTTGCGTGCCTCCCGGCGGACTGGGAGGACCCGCGCTTCGGTGAGTTCGTCGGTCGTGATGAGCGGGGAGGATCGTACGCGTTCGAGCAGGTCCGCCTGGGCCGGTTCCAGGTCGGTGAGCCGGGTGAGGACGGCGACCAGCCGCAGGAGCCCGTCGGTGAAGGCCGGAGTCCAGCGCTCGGGGCGGATGTCGTCGAGTGCGGACCCGCGCCGGACATGGCGGGGATTGCGCCGACGGGCGGTGAACCACTTGCCGATCACGTGCATTCCGCCGACCCGGTAGTTCCAGGCGGCCGCCTCCACGGGCGCGATCACACCCTCGCCCACGTGCAGGCGACGGCTGTCCGAGCCCTCGTCGCTGTCATGCCGGATCATGTCGGGTAGGTGCCCTCTGCCGTCGGGGATCTCGACTAGGACCTGGGGGCGGCGGCCCGGCGGGAGCCTCGGGAAGCGGGCAGGCCTGTCTGCCGCGGGGTCATGCAGGCGGGTTCCATAGGTGTGCAGCCACACCACCTGACGACCCAGCCCGACCGCCTCGTCCCACAAGCCGGGGGTGGCGGTCAGGGGGATGCGGATTCCCGGCGTCTCCAGCTCTTCGGCGAACGCGGCGGTGTAGCCGGGGTGGGCGGCGATCGCGGCCAGGTAGGCGACGACGTCCTCCGGGGACACCCGCTGCCCCAGCCGTGCGGAGAGGTGATCCAGGAGCCGGGGCGCCAGGTTGGGGGAGGAGGCGTCGGGCGTGCGGTACAGCGGAAGGGCGCGTCCGCCGCGGCCGTTGAAGTAGTGCACGTTCGGTGGCAGCGCGGTGAAGAGCAGGCCGGGGCCGCCGGAGATCGCATGTGCGTGCTGCTCCACCACATGGATCTGCCTGTCGCTTTGGGCCGCCTGTAGGGAGGTGCGCTGGAAGTCGACGTATCTGGTGTCGTCCACGATGTACTGCTGGTCGAAGGCTCGGTAAGGGTGCGAAGTGATCCTTGGAGGGACACGATCCTCGGCGATGGTCGGCAGTCCCGGGAATCGCCGTGTGGTGTCGCGGTCCCTCGTGGCCTTGAACAGTCCGTCCTGCTCGGCCGCGGGAGCGGATGCCAGCCGCTCCCACCTGTTCCTCAGGGTCTCCTGGTCCGGAGCGATGACCCAGGTCCGGTTGGGGCCTACACCGGAGGACTGCCAGGGCATCAGGTCGGCGAGAACGGGGAAGCGCAGCCATTCGTGTTTTTCAGGGGCGAACGGGGCGGTCCACCCACGTGGGCATTCGGTCCACTTCTCCCCGTCGAGGTGCAGTCCCGCGTCCCGGGCCAGAGCCGCGAACTTGTCCGCCTGGTCGCCCTGCACACTGCAGTGCCACACCCGCGCGGGCGTGTCCGGCCGTGCGGGGCCGTAGCGCGCGAATATCCCGATACAGACCGGTTGTTGGACCCCGCCGAAGATCCGCGAGCCCACGGATGAGCGGTGCCCCTCCGGGGAGAGGTCGACGATCCACCCCTCGTCCGCGGTCTGCCGCAGGTAGCGACGCATGCCCGCGAAGGACTCGCTCGTCAGGTAGGCGGAGGTGCTGACGAACGCCACCACACCGCAGGGCTGGTCCGGGTGGGCGTCGAACACCTTCCAGGTGGCCCAGCGCCAGAAGTACAGGCTGGCCGAGGAGAGCTTGAAGGCGAGCCGTTCCGAACCCGGTTCCCGGAACTCGTCCATGGACGGCCTCGCCCGGACGGGGTCGCCGGTGGCCGCGCGCCTGCGCTCCAACCACGGGGCGGGGTCGCGCTGTCTGGCCCGTTCGATGTAGGGCGGGTTGCCGAGCACCACCATGACCGGCGTGGTCCTCTTGATCCGGTTGGCCTGTTCCCGGAAGGCCACCAGCTCGTCGTAGCGCCTGCCGAAGATCTGGAAGTGGTGGTCCGGGTCGTCGAGGGTGTTGCACAGGAATCTGCTGTGCTCCTCGGGTACCTCGGCGCCGTACCCTTCGCGCAGCTGCTGGTGCAGCCGCAGCTCGGAGACGGCGAAGGCGGCGGTGCTGCGTTCGAAACCGATCAGGCGGCCGCGGTACATGTCCTTCAGCCAGGTGCGGCCGTGGATCTCCCCGTATTCGTCCGTCAGTGTGGCGGCCGCGCGGTCCATGACCGAGGACAGGAACGTTCCGCTGCCCATCGCCGGGTCCAGGGTGGTCACCGAGGGTTCGGCGAGTCCGAGGGGCAGCCCCATGCGTGTGCGCAGGACCGCGTCGGTGAACCCGGCCATGTAGTCGGCCACGGCGGCCGGGGTGAAGTAAGCGCCTGAACGGCGGCGCAGTTCGGGGTCGTACCGCGCCAGGAAGGTCTCGTACAGGTCGACGTGCGCCCGCGGGTGTTCGCGCATCATCGCCGACCAGTCGACCGGTTCCAGGACCCGCACCAGGGTCGCCAGGATGCTGGGGTTCCTCTCCTCCTGTTCCTCCTGACGACTGAACTCGGTGAGCAGGCCGAAGGCCTTGCTCAGGAACCTGTGGTGCTTGCCCAGCAGCTCGCCGATCTCGTGGAGCGGGCGCCCCCGGAAGCCCACACCGGCCTCCCGGGCCAGGATCAGCGAGAACGTGACCGCCTGTGCGTACACGTCGGGGAAGTCACGGTCCGTTTCGAGGTTGGGGAAGAGCAGGTCGCGCCATTCCTCGGAGAGCCGGGTGAACTGCTGATCCCGTCCCCGGTACCTCTCCGCGGCGAGGATGTCGGCGACCTCGTCGCGCAGTTGGGCACACAGGTGCGCTACGAGGGTGATCAGCCGGTCGAGGCCGGGTGCCGGGTCCGGGGTCCAGCAGAGGAAATCCTCGATGATCCGGGAGAAGACGGGATCGACGGTCGGGGCTTTGCGTATCCGCCGAACGAAGTCGGGGGTGGTGGCCGTTCCCCGGTGGTGGCCGTTCTGGAACAGCGACCACTGTGTCCCATTGGTGTACAGGATATTGGTGAGGTTCTGGAATTTCTCCCACTGCTCTCGGTCGCGTTTTCCGCTCATGGCCGACGGAGGAATAGGATGTCCGGGGCGTTTGATCTCGATGTACCCGACGCGGCTGTGCGGGCCCTGCCCGATCCCGGTCAGGTCCACGCCGTAGTCGGGTCTCGCCCGCAGCCAGGGCAGTCGCACCTCCCCGTAGGCGACGACCGGCAGACCCATCGCCGCCCCGAGCGCCTGGACGAGGGTCTTCACCGGGGTGCGCAGCTGGTCCTCCTCGGCACCGCCCCGGCCCAGTGCTTCGGTGACCTCGTTGACGAAGCCGCGCATCAGGCCGTCGACGGTTCTCGGGGAGAGGGAAAGGGGCTTCCGGGTTTTCGGGGGCTCATGAGGCTCGTGGGGGAGAGCGGACATCGAATCTCCGAAAAGAGAGGAATCATCACCTGTCCCAAGGAGACAATTAAATATAGATATAGGTCAAGCTCTCTCTTTTCTGGAGATCAGGGGGATTGCTTCTGGGAAGGATTTTCTTCGAGTGGCCGATGTGGCCGATGTGGCCGGGCAGGCCACCGGAGAAGTCCGCGTCCTCCGTGACTCCCCCGCCGCGGGCCGAGCCGAGGCCTGTCCGCTGCAACAGGTGACGCCAGGGGTTCTCCCGTGCGTGTGCGCACGGCGCCCCAGCGATTCTGTCGTGTCCGGTGGCGCCGAGAGGCCACGGATCCGAGGGAATCCGCCTGCGGCCGGAGTGGGGACGGATAATCTGCCCGGGTGACGACCTCCGAGGCCGCCGGTACCGCTCCGGCTCACGATCCCGCCGTCATCGACAGGCTGCTCGACCGAGCCGTCGCCCGGTTGAAGGCCGTCGGAGCCCTGTGCTCCGAGGAGGTGGAGCGCGCGGTGCGGACCGTGCCCCGTCACGCGTTCGCGCCGGAGTTCCCCTTGGAGGAGGTCTACGATCCCAGGATGGTGCTGCGCACCCGCTACGCCGACGACGGCACGGCCACAAGCTCCGTCTCGGCGATGTGGGTGCACACCCTGATGCTGGAGCGCGCCCATCTCGCCCCCGGTATGCGGGTGCTGGAGGTGGGCGGCGGCGGGTACAACGCCGCACTGGTGGCCGAGCTCGTCGGCCCGGGCGGGTCCGTCACCTCCATCGACATCGACCCCGTCGTCGTCGAGCGCGCACGAACCTTCCTGGCCGGGACGGGCTACGGGGACCGCGTGGAGCCGGTCGAGGGCGACGCCGAACACGGCCACCCACCCGGTGCACCGTTCGACCGGATCATCGTGACGGCGGCGGCGAGCGACGTGCCCCCGGCCTGGACGGAGCAGCTCGTCGACGGAGGCCGGCTCGTCCTGCCGTTGGAGGTCCGCGGGTACCAGCGGATCTACGCGTTCACCAAACGCGGCGGCGACCTCCTGGTCGGGGAGACCGGAGACCATGCCGGATTCGTGCCCATGCAGGGCGCCGGCGCCCCCGACTCCCGACGGGCACGGGTGACCGGGACCGTGGAACTGGTCACCGACGCCGATCCGGTGCCCGCCCCCGAGGCCCTGCCCGATGTGTTCGCCCTCCCGGCGCACCAGGAGCGCACCGGGGTGCGCATCGGCGGGATGGAGCCGTTCAGCACCCTCCAGATGTGGATGACCGGGCTGTCCGGGTTCGGCCTGCTGACCGGGACCGGGGAGGACTTCGTCCACCGCCCCATGGCCTCGAACACCACTCCGGCGGTGTGGGACGGAGCGACCCTGGCCTACCTTCTGCTCCCGAGGGTCCCCGACGATACCGAGACGTACGAGTACGTGGCGTGCGGACACGGGCCACAGGCGAAAGAGGCGGCCTCGGCGCTGGCCGAGCACGTCCGGGCCTGGAACCGCGACCACCGGCACGGCCCCGGCCCGAGGTTCCTGGTCCATCCCGGCCTGCCCGACGCCGACCGGGTCGTCCGCACCCGTCATACGAGACTGCTCGCGTTGTGGGACCGGGCCGAGCCCGATCACGGGTTGGACTGGGCCGCCGACGCGTCGGGGTGACCCGGCCGGGCCGACGGGACCGGGGGCGGCGATCACGTCCTGTGCCGGCCGTTCCCTCCGGCCGAGACCGTCGGCCGGGTCCTGGTCGTCCCGGAGGCGGGCGTTGGGCGAACGCCGGTCAAGGGGGCGGTTCCCCGGCCCGGGCACGGAGGCGCCGGTGCGGGCGGCTCGGGGCCGCCCGCACCGGCGCCCGTGGGAGCCGGGTCAGCGGCCGACGGGGGTGAAGTCGCGCGAGGAGAGGAACTCCGGGCGCCGGGCCGGGGCGCTGAACGGTTCCACGCAGGCGTTCTCGACGCTGTTGAACACGATGAACACGTTCGAGCGCGGGAACGGCGTGATGTTGCCGCCCGAGCCGTGCATGCAGTTGGAGTCGAAGACCGTCACGCCGCCGGCCCCGCCGGTGAGCACGTCGATGCCGTGCCGTTCGGCCAGGCGGGACAGGGAGCCCTCGTCCGGGGTGCCGATGTGCTGGCTCTTCAGCGAGGCCCGGTAGTGGTCCGCGGGGGTCTCGCCCACGCACGACACGAACGTCCTGTGCGAGCCCGGCATGATCATCAGGGCGCCGTTGTGCGTGTAGTTGTCGGTCAGCGCGACGGAGAAGCTGCACGCGCGCATCCGGGGCATGCCGTCCTCGGCGTGCCAGGTCTCGAAGTCGGAGTGCCAGTAGAACGAGCCGCCGCCGAAGCCCGGCTTGTAGTTGACGCGGCTCTGGTGCACGTACACGTCCGAGCCGAGGATCTGGCGCGCCCGGTCGACCAGGCGGGGGTCGTTGACCAGGTCGGAGAACACCGGGCTGACCTTGTGCACGTCGAACACCGAGCGCACCTCCTCGGAGGAGGGCTCGACGACCAGGCGCTCGTCGCCGCGCAGCGCGGGGTCGTTCGCGAGCCGGTCCAGTTCGGCCCGGTAGGTCGCGACCTCGGCGTCGGTGACGAACGCCTCGGTCTGGGTGTAGCCGCGCCGGTCGTATCCCTGGAGCTCCTCCTGGGAGAGGGGGCCGTCACCGGGTCCCCAGACGACGGGGTCCCTGCGGTCGAGCAGCGCTGGTTCGGGGGCCTTGCGGGTGGGGTACTCGTCGGCGGTCGATGCCTGAAGATCCATTTGCAGAGTCATGGCCGAATCCCCTGGCGGGGTCTCATCCTCTCCGGAGTCGGTGGTTTCTCCTGCCGAAACGGGAACTTAACAAAGACCCGGACGCCCCTTATCCGCCGTTCGCGGGGCGATGTGTTTGATGTTCCGACCGCTCGGGTAGGGCTCCCTTACTATATGGGCGGAAATTCTTCGGAGCCGGTTTTCTCCCGCCCTTCTTCCCCCGTTCGTCCTGGTCGTCGTCCTGCTCACCTGCATAGAGGTACACGGGGTGCGGAAGTGGACACCGGTGGTCATCACCCCAGTTCGTCGCCCTGCGAGGCCCCTGTGGGAGGGGGCATCGCATCGATGCACACTTGTGCTATGCGCTAGTTCACACGAATTTGATGCAATGCTCGGTGCAGATCACTGGTCGCCGTCCAAGGGTCGCCAGGGGCCTTTGTGGTTCGCTCGCACCCGGGTGACAGTTGGAAAATCCGGGCGTGTTCCCCGCCGGTCGAAAGAGTGCCCCCGATTGCGGTTCCCGGGTGGCGCACCTTTCACGGGACGCGACCGGGGCCCCTTTCCGGTGTTCTCCGGGAAAGCGGAGCGTGCGGTCCGGCGGCCGTCCAGGCCCCGCCGGGGCCCGGCCCTTCCCCCGGCGCCGTCGTCGGCGGTGTCGGTGCGGTGTGGTTGGCTCGTCCCATGGGTGTGGAGATCGAACGGTTCCTGCGGTTGACGGAGGCGCTGCCCGAGTGCGAGCCGCAGCGGGGCGAGAGGTACACGACGTTCCGGGTGCGCGGGAGGCCGTTCGGCTACCTGTGGCCCCGTACCGCCACGGTGGGGCTCAAGCAGACGCTGCTGGAGCAGGCCGCGCTGGTGGCCGAGCGCCCCGAGGTGTTCGAGGTGCAGTTCACCGGGGGCGGGTTCGGCTGGGTGGTCGTCCACCTCGACGGGATCGAGCTGGACGAGCTCAGCGAACTCCTCCTGGAGGCCTGGTTCCACACCGCGCCCGAGGAGCTGCACCCCGTCCAGCCCACCCCCGAGGAGCTGGTCGGGGCCTGACCGCCGCGGCGGCCGCGGCCGTCACCGGGGTGCGGGCACCACGCGCAGCGCGGGGCGGCCGCGGTCCCGTCCCGGGCCGCCGCCCCGGCCGGGGCGGGAGGTGAAGGAGAGCCCGAACATGAGGGAGTTGAGCTCCGAGAGCGGGATGCTCAGCTCCTCGGCCACCCTGCCCGGCGTGGTGCCCCTGCCGCGCAGCAGGGAGAAGACCTTGGGCAGGAGCTGCGAGGTCTCGCGGGCGATCCCGTCCGGTTCGGCGGTGCGGTAGCCCATCTCCGCCAGCTGCCGGCAGGTGGAGCGGTACTGCCAGTCGGTGAGCAGTTCCAGGTCGTGCAGCCGGTGGGTCAGGGCCATGGCGGAGACCCGCCAGATCGACTTGGCCTTGAGGATCTGGTCGACCTGGGCGCCGGCGGGCATGCGGCCGACGACGTCGGCCCGCGGCATGAGGAAGGCGCTGGCGAACCGGTTGGCCTCGCGTTCGGCCTCCGGGCCACTGAGCGGCCGCTCGTCCCCGTGCATCACCAGGTGGCCGAGCTCGTGGGCGCAGTCGAAGCGCCCGCGCTCGCCGCTCTTGGCGGTGTTGAGGAAGACGTAGGGCACCGAGTCGCGCCAGAACCCGAACGCGTCCACCTCGTGGTGCTCGGTGTCCAGGGAGAACACGCGGATCCCCTGCGCCTCCAGCAGGTGCACCATGTTCGGGGCCGCGGTGTCGCCCAGCTCCCACAGCGCGCGCACCGTCTCGGCGCAGTCCTCGGGGGAGGGGCGGCCGTAGGTGGGGACGTTGGGCGCGGGCAGGGCGAAGTGCGCGGTGAGCCAGTCGTTGAACTCGATCGCCAGGGCGGCCTGGGAGCGGACGGCCTTCTGCTTGCGCATCGAGGTCTTGGTCCGGGCCCGGAACGCCACCGCCTCGGAGGCCACCTCCTCGACCTCGTCGGCGGAGAAGAACCCCACCGGGAACCCCAGGGCCTCGGCGATCCGGCCCAGGGTGGGCCCGGTGGGGGCGGTGCGGGCGTTCTCGTAGTTCGACAGGCTCTGCTGCGATATCCCCGTCAGGGCCGACAATCGCGCCAGGGTGAGCGCCCTTCGCTCCCGTGCGAGTCGGATGCGTGACGGCGTGACCATGGTGTGCGCTGCCCTGTCGGTTGTGGGCCCGGCGGGGCCGCCACCGGGCGTGTTCGTCGTTAACGGAAGCCGACCGGGACGTCGATCGGCTCCATGCCCCCGCCCTCGTCGGGGAAGACCACGCTCCCGATCGTCACTTCGGGGAACAGGATGCGGTCGTACCAGGCGGTGATGTACCCCCGCTCGTCGGGCGGGCAGGGGCGGGACAGTTCACTATGCCAGACCACGAGATCACTTTCGGGCACCTGCTTTCGGTAGGTGAGGAAGACCCACACCTCCAGGCCGTCGAGGTCGGAGGGCTCCGCCGGGGGCGGCAGGAATTCCGTCGGCAGGCCGGGCAGGGAGAGCTGCTCGAACGCGGTCTCGTCGGTGAGGAGGTGGCGCCCGTTGGGGCCGCGCGGGTGCTGGCTGTGGGGTACGGCCGTCGGGTCGGGGTTCCCGGTGTTGGCGTCGCCGCTCAGCGTCTGGATGCCGACGGTGCGCTCGGGGTTGACGGTGAGGTCGATCTGGAAGCGGCTCACGTTCTCCCAGCCGTACCGGACCTTCTGCTCGGACCGCAGCGCGGCGAGCCGTTCGTGGTAGGCGTACTGGCCGGAGGCGGTGCGGCCGTGGCTCTCGGTCACCCGGCGCAGGCCCGCCTCGCTCATGCGCAGGGCCTTCTCCATGACCGGCCAGGAGGTGCCCAGGAGGGCGAGGCGGTCGTCCCGTCGGGGGAGTTCGTGTGCGGCGATCAGCAAGAGACACCTCTCGAGGTCTGTGCACTTGAAGGAACCCTACCGCGATCGTGGTCGGATTTCTTCAAGTCGAGGTCGGGCTGGGGGTGTCGGTGCCGTCCATGGTGCCCGGTGCCTCGGACGTTCCGGGGCGCGACCGGGAGATCACCCCGCCACCGTCACCCCGCCACTGCCACCGCCACCCCGCCACCGCCACCGACGCCGCGGCCCCGGCCGCGCGGGTGGCGCGGCCGGGGCCGGAGCGGAGCGGGTCCGCGGCGGGGGCCGGTCACAGGTCCCAGGTGGTCCCGTACCTCGCCGTCAGCTCCTTCACGTCCTCGGGCGCGAGCACGGAGTACTCCCGGCCGTGGAGCGAGACGGCGATCCGCGAGGCCTCCTCCAGCTCGACGGCCCCCTCCAGGGCCGCGGCCGGGTCGGCCGCGGCCGCCAGCGACCCGTGGTTGGCCAGCAGTGCCGCGGCGAACCGCCCCGGCAGGGCGGACAGGTTCTCGGCCAGCCGGGTGCTCCCCGGCGCGGCGTACGGGACCAGGGGCACCCGCCCGACCCGCATCACCAGGTAGGGGGTGATCGGGGGCAGGGCGGAGGCGTGCGACCACGGCGGCAGGCACGAGGCCGCCGTGGCGTGCGGCGAGTGCAGGTGGACCACCGCTCCGGCCTCGGGGAGGCGGTCGTACATCGACCGGTGGAGCGGCAGCTCCTTGGAGGGCGGCGGACCGGAGACCGGGGTCCCGTCGGCGGCCACCACGGACAGGCCGTCGGGCTCCAGGCGGTCCAGGGGGACCCCGGTGGGGCTCATCAGGACGAGGCCGTCCACGCGCGCGGACACGTTGCCGGAGGATCCCGGGCTCAGCCCCAGCTCCACGGCGCGGTGTCCGGCCGCGCACAGCTCCTCGGCCGCCTCGCGGGTCGCACGGTTCACGCCCCCTCCTCCCACGCGCGGACGAACAGGTCCTCGCGGCCGAAGTTGCCGGACTTGAGCATCAGGCGCAGGTCGTCCCCGCCACCGGAATCCTCCGTCCGGGCCAGCATCCAGGCCACCCCCGGGTCGACCTCGGGTCCCACCGCGAGCGGCCCCACCCCCAAGCGCCCCACGACGGCGCCGCTGGTCTCCCCGCCCGCCACGAGCAGGGCGCGGACGCCCGCCGCGACGAGCCGCACGGCGGTCTCGGCCAGGGCCTCCTCGATGAGCGGGGCGTCGGCGGCGTCCACGACGTGCTCGGGCGCGGCCGTGGCGTAGACGACGAACGGGGCGTCGGCGGGGGCGCGCAGGGCGGCCTCGGCGGCCCGCGCCACGGTGCCGTCGAAGTCGGCGCGCAGGTCGCCGGGGACCAGGCGGTGCCCGGAGCCGGCGGCCAGGGCGTGGCGGACCTGGCCCTGGGTGGCCCGGGAGGCGCTGCCGGAGAGCACCACCCGCGGTCCCTCGGGCGGGGTGAGCGGCAGATGGCCGACGGGGTGCGGCCCGGGCAGCCACCGGGCGAGGGCGCTGCCCCCCGTGAGCAGCCGCAGCCCCGACGCGGCGCGGGCCAGGACATCAAGGTCGTCGTCGGACAGGGCGTCCACGACGGCGAACCGGGCACCCCCGGCGGCGGCCCGTGTGAGGGCCGCGCGCACAGCGTCCGCTCCCCGCGAGACCACCGGCCAGGGCACCAGGGCGATATCGTCCTTGCCCCGCGACACCTGCGGTTCGAGCAGCCGCACCAGGCTGGAGTCGGTCATCGGGGTGAGCGGGTGGTGGCGCATGGGGGACTCCTCCAGGAGGTCGTCCCCGACGAAGAGGTGGCCGCGGTAGACGGTGCGCCCGTTGGCGGGGAACGCCGGGGCGATCACCGTGGCCTCCTCGCCCAGCGCCTCCAGCACCGCCTCGCAGACCGGCCCGATGTTGCCCTCGGGTGTGGAGTCGAAGGTCGAGCAGTACTTGACGTAGAACCGTTCGCATCCGGCGGCGCGCAGCCTGTCCAGGGCCTCCAGGGAGGCCGCGACGGCCTCCCCGACCGGGGCGGTGCGCGACTTCAGCGCCACCACGAGGGCGTCCGCGTCGGCGGCCGCGCCCCCGAGCGGGACGCCCTCCCCCAGGACGACGGCGGTCCGGTGGCCGGCGGAGGTGAGGGCGATCGCGATATCGGTGGCGCCGGTGAGATCGTCGGCGATCACGCCGAGGGTCGCCATGGTGTCCTCCTGTGCTGGGTTCTCTCGTTCATGCGGGCCGCTCCCGCTCCCCGCGGCTCGGCGGCCGGGGGAGGCGGGGCGGCCCTTCGGTCGGGGGCGGGGATCAGATGACGCCGAGGGTGGTCATGGCGTAGAGCACCGCGAACCCGGTGACGCCGGAGATCGCCGAGGCGACGCCGATGGAGCGGATGCCCTGGCCCACGGTCATGTTGGACAGGGTCGTGGTGACCCAGAAACCCGACGAGTTCGCGTGCTTCATGATCTGGGCGCCGGTCGCGCAGGCCAGGTAGACCGCCAGCGGTGCGAGGTCGAGTTCGGGGAGCAGGGGCTGCATGATGGCCGCCGAGGTCATCACACCGAGGATGTTCGAGCCGGTGATGGTGCACACGGCGGCGGCGACCAGGAACGGGATGATGATCGGCGACAGGCCGGCGTTCTCGATGCCCGCGGCGATGTTCTCGGCCACGCCGGTGTCGCGGATCACGGTGGCCAGGGCCCCGCCGACACCGGTGAGCGCCATGGGCATCGCGGCGATGCGCAGGCCCGACTCGAACAGGTCGTTCAGGGTGGCCTTGTCGCGCCAGCGGCCGCGGAACAGCGGCAGCGCGAGCAGGCAGGCCAGGAACAGGGCGATGGTGGGCTCGCCGGCGAACAGGATGACGGAGGTGACCGGGGACCCCTCGGGCAGGACCGGGGCGGCCAGGGCGGCGATCACGATGAGGAGGATGGGGGCGAGGATCGGCACCAGGGAGCCGAACAGGCCCACCCCCGGGGCGCCGTCCGCGGCGGAGCCGGTCCCAGCGGAGCCCGTACCCGTGCCGGCCGCGCCCGGGCCCGCCGCACCCGTTCCCGTACCGCCGGGGACCGTCTCGGAGCCGCTCACCAGGTGTTCGACGAACTCGGGCTTGGGCGCCACGTACGTCTTGAGCCGGGACAGGTAGAGCGTGGCCGCGAAGACACCCGGCAGGCCCACCACGAGGCCGTAGAGGATGGCCTCGCCCATGGACACGTCGAGCAGCGCCGCGGACGCCAGCGGCCCGGGGCCCGGGGGGACGACCGAGGTCATCACGTAGGCGCCGATGTACAGGATCGGCCCCAGCTTCATCATCGAGATGCCCGTACGGTACGCCAGGGCGGACACGATCGGGATGAGCATGACGACGGCGGTGTCGGCGATCAGGGGGATGCCCAGGACCACCGAGGCGAGGGCGATCGCCCACGGGACGCGCTTCTCGGCGAACATCCGCAGTGCGGTCTCGGTGATCTTCAGGGCCGCGCCGCTGAGTTCGAGCATCTTGCCGAGCACGCAGCCGAAGATGATGAGCAGGCCGACGTTGGCCAGCGTGCTGCCGAAGCCCGTCGTGACCAGCTCGATGGTGCCCTCGCCGCCGATGCCCAGGACCAGGCTCAGGGTGACGACCACGATGAAGAGCGTGGCCACGGGGTGGACCTTGAAGCGGGCGATGAGGAGGACGAGGACGACGATGGCGGCGAGGAACGCCCCGAGGGTGTAGAGGTCCGACATGTCACCGGTTCCGATCGTTCACGAGGCGGGTCCGGGCGTGCCGCCAGGCGTCGACGAGGACGCCGTCGGGGTCGGCGAGGTCGTCCAGGCGCAGCAGGGCTCCGGCGGGGATGTCGCGGGCCAGGGTGGCGTGGGCCG is a window of Nocardiopsis changdeensis DNA encoding:
- a CDS encoding class II aldolase/adducin family protein; the protein is MNRATREAAEELCAAGHRAVELGLSPGSSGNVSARVDGLVLMSPTGVPLDRLEPDGLSVVAADGTPVSGPPPSKELPLHRSMYDRLPEAGAVVHLHSPHATAASCLPPWSHASALPPITPYLVMRVGRVPLVPYAAPGSTRLAENLSALPGRFAAALLANHGSLAAAADPAAALEGAVELEEASRIAVSLHGREYSVLAPEDVKELTARYGTTWDL
- the otnK gene encoding 3-oxo-tetronate kinase → MATLGVIADDLTGATDIAIALTSAGHRTAVVLGEGVPLGGAAADADALVVALKSRTAPVGEAVAASLEALDRLRAAGCERFYVKYCSTFDSTPEGNIGPVCEAVLEALGEEATVIAPAFPANGRTVYRGHLFVGDDLLEESPMRHHPLTPMTDSSLVRLLEPQVSRGKDDIALVPWPVVSRGADAVRAALTRAAAGGARFAVVDALSDDDLDVLARAASGLRLLTGGSALARWLPGPHPVGHLPLTPPEGPRVVLSGSASRATQGQVRHALAAGSGHRLVPGDLRADFDGTVARAAEAALRAPADAPFVVYATAAPEHVVDAADAPLIEEALAETAVRLVAAGVRALLVAGGETSGAVVGRLGVGPLAVGPEVDPGVAWMLARTEDSGGGDDLRLMLKSGNFGREDLFVRAWEEGA
- a CDS encoding GntP family permease: MSDLYTLGAFLAAIVVLVLLIARFKVHPVATLFIVVVTLSLVLGIGGEGTIELVTTGFGSTLANVGLLIIFGCVLGKMLELSGAALKITETALRMFAEKRVPWAIALASVVLGIPLIADTAVVMLIPIVSALAYRTGISMMKLGPILYIGAYVMTSVVPPGPGPLASAALLDVSMGEAILYGLVVGLPGVFAATLYLSRLKTYVAPKPEFVEHLVSGSETVPGGTGTGAAGPGAAGTGTGSAGTGSAADGAPGVGLFGSLVPILAPILLIVIAALAAPVLPEGSPVTSVILFAGEPTIALFLACLLALPLFRGRWRDKATLNDLFESGLRIAAMPMALTGVGGALATVIRDTGVAENIAAGIENAGLSPIIIPFLVAAAVCTITGSNILGVMTSAAIMQPLLPELDLAPLAVYLACATGAQIMKHANSSGFWVTTTLSNMTVGQGIRSIGVASAISGVTGFAVLYAMTTLGVI